The genomic window AGCGCCGCGTCGGGGGTGCCCGCGGGCACGGGTACGCAGACCCCGCCGGCCTTGAGTACCGCCAGCTGGGCCACCAGCGACCTGCGGTGGTCGACGCAGTAGACGATGACGGGGTCACCGAGCTGCACCCCGCCCAGGACGAGCAGCGAGGCGAGCTGGCGGGCGCGCTGCTCGGCGCCCCGGTAGGTGAGCCGGCCCGTGCCGACCCGGACAGCGGTGTGGTCGGGCTTGCGGGCGGCGACCCTGGCGAACATCGCGTCGAGGGTCAGCTGCCCGGCCGCCGCCGCGGTGAGCTGGAGCGGGCGTTCCCTGGCGCGCGGTACCGGTGGTGCGACCGTGGCGGTCGCCCGGTCAGGAGATGAAGTCATAGTAGAGGTGGACGTCCTGCCCGGATTCGGCCCACGCCCCGTAACGGCGCATGCCGTACAGCAGCGGCCACTGCGAGGACAGCTGGGTGACGGCGACGGCCGCGCCCATGACCACCGCGTGGTCGCCGATCTCGTGCACGTCGGCGACACGGCAGTCCGCGATGGTGTGGGCGGCTTCGACCAGGTGCGGGCCGCAGGCGGGGCCCTCCATCGACCAGCGGGTCCTCTCGAAGCGGTCGGGGGCGCCCGAGGCGAAGAGTTCCGCGGTGCCGCGGGCCGCCTGGTGCAGCAGATTGATCGTGTAGGCGCCGCTGTCCAGGATGGCCTGCAGTGTCGGGCTGCCGCGGCGCAGGCAGACCAGCAGGGTCGGCGGGTCGAGGGCCACGCTGCACAGCGAGGTGCAGGTCATGCCCCAGGGCACGCCGTCGGGTGCGCGCGAGGTGATGACCGACACACCGGTCGGAAACGCGCTCATCAGCGGACGGATGTCCGGTACGGGTTGCTGCGTCATGAGCCGGAGCCTTCCTGACGGGGTCACACGGTGCTGGGCTGGAACACCTGGCGTCCGGTCGTGGCCGGTTGCAGCGCCTGGTGGATCTCCTGGACCAGCCGGACCGCGAAGTCGGGGAAGGCCGGACCCAGGAAGTGGAAGTGCCCGCCGTCGAAGACCAGCCGTCCGAACCGCGCCCGGGTCTGGGCGACCCAGCCGGGCAGGGTGGCGGGCGGCGCGACATGGTCGTCGGTCGCGCCGAAGGCGGTCAGCGGCATGCCGAGCGGCGGACGCGCGGGGTCGGGCCGGTAACCGGCCACCGCCCGCAGGTCGTTGCGTACGAGGTGCAGGAAGCGCGCCCGGAACTCCGGGAGTTCGTCGATCCGCGGATGCATGCCGCCCATGAGGGCGAGGCGGCGCATGAGTTCGTCGTCGGGCAGGTCGGTGTCGGGCAGGCCGTCCGGGACCCGGTGGCCGGGGGCGGCCCTGCCGGACACCCCGACCCATGCGGGGGCCACGCCGTCGGCCTCAAGCAGCCGGGCCGTCTCGTGGGCGACGACCGCGCCGAGGCTGTGGCCGAACAGCGCGAGGGGCACGCCGTCCGCCCAGGGGCGTATCCGGTCCGCGGTCCAGGCCGCCAGGCGTGCCATGTCGGCCAGCGGCGGCTGGGTGTGGCTCTTGCCCCGCCCGGGCAGGTCGAGGAGCAGCAGCTCCCAGTCCTGCGGCAGCAGCCGGCTCAGCGGGAAGTACGCGGCCGCCGAACCGCCGGCGTGGTGGATCACCACCAGGCGCAGCCGCGGCTCGGCGACGGGCCTGGGCCGGACGAACGCGGCGGCGGCGTCCGCCGGCCGGGGGGCCACCGCCTGGCGGGCGTTCATCGGCCGGCCGCCGCGGGATCGGCCTCGGCGGTGGCGGTGATGTCCCGGGCGAGCGAGCCGAGCAGTTCGGTCAGCGGCAGGTCGAGCGCCAGTTCCTCGGCCGTCAGCCCGAACGTGTAGTGCTCCTCGACGCGGGTGATGAACAGGGTCGAGATGAAGGAGTCGCCGCCGCCGTCCAGGAAGGACAGCGCCGGGTCGAGGGGCTCGTCGGAGTGCAGCACCTCCTGCAACTGGCCGAGCAGGAAGGCCTCGACGGCCGCGGTGTCCCGCGGGTCGGGTGCGGCAGGGCCGGCTGCCTCGGCGCCGGCTCCGGCGGTGCGGGCTGCGGCGCCCATCGCGGGCTCGTCGATCCAGAAGCGGCGCCGCTGGAAGGGGTAGGTGGGCAGGTCGCCGAGCAGCCGCGCACCGGGTGCCCGCAGGGCGTCAAGGCGCAACTCGGCTCCGGCGGCGAACAGTTCGCCGAGTGCGCCGAGCAGCAGCCGGTGCGCGTCCTGCGGCCGGCCGCCGGTCAGCGGCGCCTCGTGCGGCTCGCCGCCCGTCTGCCAGCGCAGCCGGGTCGGTCCGCGGCCGGCCGGACGGTCGCCGAGGGTGACCCGTAGGCCGAACTCCGCCAGCAGCGCCGCCAGTTGCCCGGCGGGCGGCGCAGAGTCGCCGCCGCGGGCGGCGGGCACGGCCTGCAGCAGCACCTCGACCGCCGCGGACAGCTCCGTGTCGTCGGAGCCCGGCAGCAGGGTCAGCTCGCGCGGCACCACGGCGCGTTCGGCGCGCGTCGCCGGGGCAGCGTCGGACAGCCCCTCGACGCCGGCGTCGAGCTCGTCGGCCAGCTCGGCGGCGCTGCTGCCGGTGACCGCGATCCGTACCGGATGGGCGGCCCGGCCGCAGCGCAGGGTGTGGCACAGCGACGCGGTCTGCCCGGGGTCGCCCTTGCGGAGCCGGTCGGCGAGCCGTCCGGCGAGTATCGCGAGCGCCGCCGGGTCCTTCGCGGAGACGGTGAGCAGTTCCGGCCCGCCGTCCTCGATGTCCTCGCCAGCGGCGGCCGTCGCGTCCCCGGCCGCCGGTGCGTACGCCTCGAGCAGCGCGTGCGCGTTGGTGCCGCTCATGCCGAAGGAGTTGACGCCGGCGATCCGCCGGGGCAGCTGCTCGGGCCAGGGCTGGTTGGTCCGCGGCACGGTGAAGCCGGTCGCGTCCCAGGGGATGTGCGGGTTGAGCGGGCCGTCGTCCTCGGCGGCGGCCGCCGGGATCTCGCCGTGCCGCAGCATCAGGACGGTCTTGATGAGCGCGGCGATGCCCGAGGCGGCTTCCAGGTGCCCGAGCCGGGACTTGACGCTGCCGATGGGCAGCGGGAAGCCGCGCTCGCGCACGGCGGCGCCGATCACCCCGTCGAGGGCGCCGACCTCGATGGGGTCGCCCAGCGCGGTGCCGGTGCCGTGCGCCTCGATCCAGCCGATCTCCGCGGGGTCGACCCGGGCGTCGTCGAGCGCGGCGCGGATGACCTCCTGCTGGGCGGGGCCGTTGGGGGCAGTGAGCCCGGAGGCGGCGCCGTCGTGGTTGACGGCGGTGCCGCGCAGCACCGCGAGCACCGGGCGGCCCTGGCGTTCGGCGTCGGCCAGCCGCATCAGCACCAGCACGCCGACGCCCTCACCGCGGCCGTAGCCGTCGGCGGAGGCCAGGAACGACTTCGACCTGCCGGTCGGCGACAGGGCCCTGGTCTGGCTGAGCGAGACCATCAAGTTGGCGGACAGCAGCAGGTTGGAGCCGCACAGCAGCGCGTACTCGCACTCGCGGGCCCGCAGACCGCGGGCGGCCAGGTGCAGTGCGGTCAGCGAGGACGAGCATGCGGTGTCGACGCTGAGCACCGGGCCGCTGAAGCCCATCACGTGGCTGATCCGCCCGGCGCCGAAGCACAGGCCGCCGCCGGTGGTGTAGTACGGGTCGATGCCGGTGGTGTCCGCGCGATCCTCAAGACGCTCCAGGTACTCGGACGCCATCATGCCGAGGTAGACGCCCACGTTGAGCCGGTCGGAGCGGCGTACCGGCACCCCGGCCCGCTCCAGCGCCTCCCACGCGGTCTCCAGCAGCATGCGCTGCTGCGGGTCGAGGAGCTTGGCCTCGCGCTGGGAGATGCCGAAGAAGTCGGCGTCGAAGTGCGCGATGTCGTCCAGGAAGCCCGCCTGGTCGACGTAGGAGCGGCCTGGCTTGCCCGGTACGGGGTCGTAGACGGCCCGCAGGCCGGGGCGGTCCTCGGGGATCGGCCGGTAGGCGGTGGCGTCGCCGCGCAGGAAGTCCCAGTAGCCGTCCGGCGAGTCGAGCCCGCCGGGCAGCCGCAGCGCCATGCCGACGACGGCCAGCGGGGCGTGCCGCTCGTCCTCCAGCTCGCGGATCCTGGCCTGGAGGCGGCGGGAGTGCTTCAGCTGGTCCTCCATCAGCCGGCGTATCTCATCGGCGTCCATGCTGTCCCGCCTCATTTCTCTGTGGTCACATCTGCTTGCACGGCCTGCAGCAGCTCGTCGAAGGACAGTCCGGCCAGGTCCCCGCTCTCCTGCGCGGGGACTTCCGCTGCTCCGGGGGTGGACGGCGGCGGACCGTACGCGGGTACGCCGTCGGATTCAGGTGCGGGTGCGGCTGCGGTGCCGGTCGCGGGGACCGGTGGCGCCGCTGGTGCCGGGACCGGGAAGAGCAGGCCGAGGGTGTGGGCCGCGAGGCGTGCGACGGTCGGGTGGTCGAGCGCCACCGTGGCCGGCAGGTCGTGGCCCACGGCGTCGGACAGCCGGGTGCGCAGGTCGATGATCATGATCGAGTCGAGCCCGGCCTCGGCGAAGCCGAGGTCGTCGTCGGCTGCCGTCTCTGCGCCGACCGTCGCGTCGACCATCTCCCGCAGTTCCTTGCGCAGCCGCTCGTCCCTGGACTCGGGCGGCAGCCCGGCCAGTTCGTCGCGCAGCCTGCCGCGGTCGGGCGGCGCGGCCGCCTGGCGCGGGGGGCCGGCGGGGCGGCGCAGCAGGGCGCCGTCCAGCAGCCCGGCCCGCGTTCCGCCGCAGCGGGTCGCCGACGCCTCCGCGTAGGCGTCGGCGTCGAGGGCGACCGCCACCAGCCGGCGCGGGTCGCCGCCGAGCGCGACCTTGAGCAGGTCCTCGGCCTCGGGGTCGGTGAGCGGGCGCAGCCCCTGCCTGGCCGCCGCGGCGCGCACGGCGGCGGAGTCGGCGAGGCCGCCGCCGCCCGACGGGATCCAGGGCCCCCAGTCGACGGTGGTCGCGGGGACGCCCGTTGCCCGCAGGCGGCGGGCGAGCCCGGCCAGGAAGCCGTTGGCGGCGGCGTAGTTGGCCTGGCCGGCGGAGCCGAGGACGGCGGAGGCCGAGGAGAAGAGCACCAGGGCGTCGAGCTCCTGGCCCTCCAGCGCCGCCGCCAACTGCACGGCGCCCGCGGCCTTGGCGGCGAAGGCCGTGCCGAAGTCGTCCTCGGTGAGCTGGTCGAAGGCCCGGTCGGAGGTCGCGCCCGCCAGGTGCAGCACCGCACGCAGCGGTGCCCCGGCGGCGGCGGTGGCGACCGCGGCCCGGCAGTCCGCCGGGTCGGTGACGTCACCGCGCACCACGTCCACCCGCAGCCCGCTGCTGGTGAGTTCGGCGATCACGGCCCGCGCCGCGGCGTCCGGTTCCGAGCGCCCCATCAGGGTGACCGCGGAGAAGCCGGCCCGTCCCAGCGCGGCGGCGGCGCTCAGGCCGAGTGCCCCGAGCCCGCCGGTGACCAGCGCGGCGCCGCCGCTCGGTGGTACGTCGCCGGCGGCGGGCGGTACGGCGGACAGCCGCGCCGCACGTACGCCGTCTGCGCCGACCAGCAGCCGCGGTTCGGCGACCGCGGCGTCGAGCTCGCGGTCCAGCGCCCTGGCCACGACGTCCGGCTGCCAGTCCGCGCCGAGTCCCAGCCTCAGCAGCAGCCGGCCGGGCTGCTCGGCCTCGACGGACGCGAGCATCCCCCACAACGCCTCGGTGACCGGCGCCTGTTCGTCCCCCTCGGGGGCCAGCACGGCGTAGGGCACGTCCTGTTCCACCGCGCGCAGCCCGCGGGCCAGCGCGGTGGTCGCGCCCAGCGCCGAGGCGGCGGACCCGCCCTCGTCGCGGGCCCGTTCGCCCTCGCCGGGCTCGGCGGTGACCTGCTCGTCCGGCTCCTCCGCGAAGCGGGCGTCGACCACCAGCTCGGTGCCGGCGGGCGGGGCGGCGCCGGGTGCGGGGGCGTCCACCCGGTGCCCGTAGGACTCCAGGGCGTCGCGGAGGGCGCGGCCGGGCTTGGACTCGGCGCCCAGCAGGGCGACCCGCAGCGGGCGCCGAGCGGAGTCGGTGGACGGCAGCGCGGGGGTGTCGCGCCACAGGAGCTGGTAGGCGTGCGGGACGCCGCCGCGCAGCGAGCGTTCCAGGACCGAGCGCGGGGCGCGCCGGAAGCGGAAGTCGTCGGCGGCCAGCACCGTACGGCCGGTGCCGTCGAAGAGGTGCAGGTCGGCCGATTCGACCTGCATCAGGCCGTCGTCGCCGCCGGTGTGCCGGGTCGCCGTGATGTGGCCCCACAGGGTGCTGCCGGGCGCCGGGCGGCCGGGGAAGGCCACCCGGGCCAGCGCGAACGGGATGGCGAGGCCGGCCTCCTCGGCCGGCTCGCCCTCCGCCGCGGTGCCCACCGTGAAGACCACGGCGCTCTGCAGGACGGAGTCCAGCAGCCCCGGGTGGATCTCGTAGGAGGCGGGGGCCTCGCGCGGGTCGTCGGGCTCGGCGTAGCGGATCAGCGCCTCGTCGCCGCGGATCCACACCTCGTCGATCCAGCGGAAGGAGGGGCCGAGGTGGTAGCCGAGCGCGCGCAGGTGGCCGTAGAAGTCCGCGCCGGTGAGGTGGCGTTCGGCCGCGGCGGCGAAGGCCCGCGGGGCGGGGGCCGGCGGGGCCGTCAGGTCGGCCTGCGGCACGATCCGGGCGGACAGGTGCTGCTGCCACTCGTCGCGGTCGGCGTCGACCAGGCTGTGGACGCTCACCTGCCCGCTGCCCAGCTCCTCGACGATCTGCAGCTCGTAGCGCTCGCCGTCGTGCAGCACCAGCGCGCGCGGGAAGTACAGGTCGGCCAGCTCCACCGGTGCGCCGCCCTGCCCGAGGGCGGACAGCACGGTCGCGGTCTGCGACGCGCCGGGCACCGACACGGTGCCGAACAGCCGGTGGTCGGTCAGGTGCGCCGGATAGGCGGTGGTGCGCTCGGTGCGCCACACCCTGCCGCGCAGGCCCGGCGAGCGCAGCTCCGTACCCCAGGCAGGTCCCGCCGCGGCCGGCTCGGCGCCGGGGGCGGACTCGGCCGCCGCGGCCGTCCAGTGCCGGGTGCGGGCGAACGGGTAGCGCGGTGCGCTGTCGTCGTGGCCGGCGGCGGCGTGCACGCGCCGCCAGTCGAGGTCCTGCCCGGCCTCGTAGAGGACCCGGACGGCGCCGAGCAGTCCGGCGCGGTCCGCCGAGCCGCGGCGCAGCGACGGGGCGACGCCGCAGGGCGGGGTGAGGCCGGCGCCCTTGACCAGGTTGACCAGGGTGCGGTCGGGGCCGATCTCCAGGCAGACGTCGATGTCCAGTTCGCCGAGCTGGCGCAGCCCGTCGAGGAAGCGGACCGGGTTGCGGGCGTGCCGCCGCCAGTAGGCGGCGTCGTACTCGCCGGGGCCGGCGAGCCGCCCGGTGACGTTGGTGATCAGCGGGGTGTGCGGGTCGGCGAAGGTGAACGTGTCGAGCAGCGCGGAGAACTCGTCCATCGCCGGTTCGAGCAGCCGTGAGTGGAAGGCGTGCGAGACGGCGAGCTTGCGCGCCTTGACGCCCTCGGACTTCAGCCGGGCCGCGAGCGCGTCGACCGCGTCGGGATCGCCGGAGACCACGGTGGCCTCGGGGCCGTTGAGCACCGCCACGTCCAGCTCCAGGCCCTCGGTCCACTCCCGGACGCTGTCCTCGGGCGCGGCGATCGCCAGCATCGCGCCGCGCCGGGTGCCCTGCATCAGCCGGGCACGTGCGGCGATCAGCGCGAGCCCGGTGGCGCGGTCCATCGCCCCTGCCTGCATGGCGGCGGAGATCTCACCGACGCTGTGGCCGAGCACCACCGCGGGGCGTACTCCCCAGGACTCCCACAGGGCTGCCAGCGCGGTCTGCAGGGTGACCAGGGCCGGCTGGGTGACACGGGTCTCGTTGATCGCGGTGCGGTCGTCGCCGTAGAGGACCAGGTCGGTCAGGGAGCTGCCCAGGGCGGGGGCGACGACCCGGTCGCAGGCGTCGAAGACGTCCCGGAAGACCGGCTCGGTCTCGTACAGCTCGCGGCCCATGCCGAAGAACTGGCTGCCCTGCCCGGTGAAGAGGAAGGCGACCCGCGGCGCGCCGGCCCGGGCCAGCGCGACCGGGGTGCGCTCGTCGAGCGCCGCGAGCAGCTGCTCGCGGCCGCGGCCCGCGACGGCCCGCCGGTAGGGGAAGTGGCTGCGGCCGGCGGCCGCGGTGGCCACCAGGGGGGGGACGTCCTCGTCCCGGCAGCCGGCGAGCCGGTCCCGCCAGGCGTCGGTCAGCCGCTCGATGCCGCCCGCGTCGGGGGCGGACAGCGGCAGCAGGTGGTGCTCGGACGGCTCGGGGCGGGTCTCGGACGTGCCGT from Streptomyces sp. NBC_01198 includes these protein-coding regions:
- a CDS encoding flavin reductase family protein, which produces MTQQPVPDIRPLMSAFPTGVSVITSRAPDGVPWGMTCTSLCSVALDPPTLLVCLRRGSPTLQAILDSGAYTINLLHQAARGTAELFASGAPDRFERTRWSMEGPACGPHLVEAAHTIADCRVADVHEIGDHAVVMGAAVAVTQLSSQWPLLYGMRRYGAWAESGQDVHLYYDFIS
- a CDS encoding thioesterase II family protein; translation: MNARQAVAPRPADAAAAFVRPRPVAEPRLRLVVIHHAGGSAAAYFPLSRLLPQDWELLLLDLPGRGKSHTQPPLADMARLAAWTADRIRPWADGVPLALFGHSLGAVVAHETARLLEADGVAPAWVGVSGRAAPGHRVPDGLPDTDLPDDELMRRLALMGGMHPRIDELPEFRARFLHLVRNDLRAVAGYRPDPARPPLGMPLTAFGATDDHVAPPATLPGWVAQTRARFGRLVFDGGHFHFLGPAFPDFAVRLVQEIHQALQPATTGRQVFQPSTV
- a CDS encoding beta-ketoacyl synthase N-terminal-like domain-containing protein — translated: MDADEIRRLMEDQLKHSRRLQARIRELEDERHAPLAVVGMALRLPGGLDSPDGYWDFLRGDATAYRPIPEDRPGLRAVYDPVPGKPGRSYVDQAGFLDDIAHFDADFFGISQREAKLLDPQQRMLLETAWEALERAGVPVRRSDRLNVGVYLGMMASEYLERLEDRADTTGIDPYYTTGGGLCFGAGRISHVMGFSGPVLSVDTACSSSLTALHLAARGLRARECEYALLCGSNLLLSANLMVSLSQTRALSPTGRSKSFLASADGYGRGEGVGVLVLMRLADAERQGRPVLAVLRGTAVNHDGAASGLTAPNGPAQQEVIRAALDDARVDPAEIGWIEAHGTGTALGDPIEVGALDGVIGAAVRERGFPLPIGSVKSRLGHLEAASGIAALIKTVLMLRHGEIPAAAAEDDGPLNPHIPWDATGFTVPRTNQPWPEQLPRRIAGVNSFGMSGTNAHALLEAYAPAAGDATAAAGEDIEDGGPELLTVSAKDPAALAILAGRLADRLRKGDPGQTASLCHTLRCGRAAHPVRIAVTGSSAAELADELDAGVEGLSDAAPATRAERAVVPRELTLLPGSDDTELSAAVEVLLQAVPAARGGDSAPPAGQLAALLAEFGLRVTLGDRPAGRGPTRLRWQTGGEPHEAPLTGGRPQDAHRLLLGALGELFAAGAELRLDALRAPGARLLGDLPTYPFQRRRFWIDEPAMGAAARTAGAGAEAAGPAAPDPRDTAAVEAFLLGQLQEVLHSDEPLDPALSFLDGGGDSFISTLFITRVEEHYTFGLTAEELALDLPLTELLGSLARDITATAEADPAAAGR